The Streptomyces nitrosporeus genome includes a window with the following:
- a CDS encoding 5-carboxymethyl-2-hydroxymuconate Delta-isomerase — protein sequence MPQITVDYSAGLHDSFDRRGFALALHPLIAETVSTKAAGCKTRFRRAEDSVVGDAPEGDAVVDVNIGLLPGRTAELKLRLTEAVLELLTRYIQPADGLTVHASAEVRELDPSYSKR from the coding sequence ATGCCGCAGATCACCGTCGACTACTCCGCCGGACTCCACGACAGCTTCGACCGCCGCGGCTTCGCCCTGGCCCTGCACCCGCTCATCGCCGAGACCGTCTCCACCAAGGCCGCCGGCTGCAAGACCCGCTTCCGCCGCGCCGAGGACAGCGTCGTCGGCGACGCACCGGAGGGCGACGCCGTCGTCGACGTGAACATCGGACTGCTGCCCGGCCGCACCGCCGAACTCAAACTGCGGCTCACCGAGGCCGTACTGGAACTGCTCACCCGGTACATCCAGCCGGCCGACGGGCTCACCGTCCACGCCTCGGCCGAGGTACGCGAACTCGACCCGTCCTACAGCAAGCGCTGA
- a CDS encoding TetR/AcrR family transcriptional regulator: MTTGVRRRMGVDERRAQLIGVALELFGRRSPDEVSIDEIAAAAGISRPLVYHYFPGKQSLYEAALGRAADELSGRFLEAHEGPLGTRLLRVMGRFFDFVDEHGPGFAALMRGGPAGGSSRADAMVDGVRQAAYEQILAHLQVASPPARLELVVRSWVSLAEATALLWLDGRRVPRAELELRLVHDFGALAAVSAAYDAETARIVLRVFAQEPADGPFGDLLGRLAVLLPDMAAVPPQRGPGGRVQRLL, encoded by the coding sequence ATGACGACCGGGGTGCGGCGCAGGATGGGTGTCGACGAGCGCAGGGCCCAGTTGATCGGTGTCGCCCTGGAGCTGTTCGGCCGCCGCTCCCCCGACGAGGTGTCGATCGACGAGATCGCGGCCGCGGCCGGGATCTCGCGTCCGCTGGTCTACCACTACTTCCCCGGGAAGCAGAGTCTGTACGAGGCGGCGCTCGGCCGGGCGGCCGACGAGCTCTCCGGACGCTTCCTGGAGGCGCACGAAGGGCCTCTGGGGACGCGGCTGCTGCGGGTGATGGGCCGCTTCTTCGACTTCGTCGACGAACACGGGCCGGGGTTCGCCGCGTTGATGCGGGGCGGCCCGGCCGGCGGGTCGTCCCGGGCCGACGCGATGGTCGACGGGGTGCGGCAGGCCGCCTACGAGCAGATCCTGGCCCACCTCCAGGTGGCGTCGCCGCCCGCCCGGCTGGAACTGGTGGTGCGCTCCTGGGTGTCGCTGGCCGAGGCGACGGCCCTGCTGTGGCTGGACGGGCGGCGGGTCCCGCGTGCCGAGCTGGAGTTGCGGCTGGTGCACGACTTCGGGGCGCTGGCGGCCGTGAGTGCCGCGTACGACGCGGAGACGGCCCGGATCGTGCTGCGGGTCTTCGCCCAGGAGCCGGCGGACGGCCCCTTCGGCGACCTGCTGGGGCGGCTCGCGGTCCTGTTGCCGGACATGGCCGCCGTGCCGCCCCAGCGCGGGCCCGGCGGGCGGGTTCAGCGCTTGCTGTAG